The Streptomyces sp. NBC_01268 genome window below encodes:
- a CDS encoding erythromycin esterase family protein, producing MSTSLRRRQTRRRPLTVLLAALCVGLLAPTAPALAHASATPDPVRELASTARPLTDTRTLERIVGNAKVVGVGEATHSSGEFFRVKHRIFEQLVERQGFTTFALEANWSTGLLVDDYVRFGKGDIRKIMRDEFQNAYGFWNTQEYLDLFTWMRRHNQRHPEHPVRFMGNDLGYAGPELFDRVTDYVARTRPALLPRVRELYRGSRPTGTVDTWMNAYLARPLAERREMAADVGRVLALLEGQQPAGKDRAAREAHAWAVQHARAIAQVGTEYAYDLTGETGKDEAAQAMLHRDRVMAENTVWWQRRTGDRMLLSAHDGHVGYETTRPEHYPRLQGAFLRDALGKGYVSIGATFGRGSFNAHDTGTPGEPVREFTVGPLGADSNAHVLDRVSSRPFLLDLRTATPAAREWLSVARPTRSIGTAFPWDGDVVGVRLSTAYDAVVHFPEISAARYLG from the coding sequence ATGAGCACTTCCCTACGACGCCGACAGACGCGTCGACGCCCGCTGACCGTCCTGCTCGCCGCCCTGTGCGTGGGCCTCCTCGCCCCCACGGCCCCGGCCCTCGCCCACGCGTCCGCGACCCCCGACCCGGTGCGCGAACTCGCCTCCACCGCACGCCCGTTGACCGACACCCGGACTCTGGAGCGGATCGTCGGCAACGCGAAGGTCGTCGGCGTCGGCGAGGCGACGCACAGCTCGGGCGAGTTCTTCCGCGTCAAGCACCGGATCTTCGAACAGCTCGTGGAGCGCCAGGGGTTCACCACCTTCGCCCTGGAGGCGAACTGGAGCACCGGCCTGCTCGTCGACGACTACGTGCGCTTCGGCAAGGGCGACATCCGGAAGATCATGCGGGACGAGTTCCAGAACGCGTACGGCTTCTGGAACACCCAGGAGTACCTCGACCTGTTCACCTGGATGCGGCGGCACAACCAGCGCCACCCCGAGCACCCGGTGCGGTTCATGGGCAACGACCTCGGCTACGCGGGCCCCGAGCTCTTCGACCGGGTCACCGACTACGTCGCCCGGACCCGGCCGGCGCTGCTCCCCCGCGTCCGGGAGCTCTACCGCGGCTCCCGGCCGACCGGCACCGTCGACACCTGGATGAACGCCTACCTGGCCAGGCCGCTGGCCGAGCGCAGGGAGATGGCGGCGGACGTCGGCCGGGTCCTCGCCCTCCTGGAGGGGCAGCAGCCGGCCGGGAAGGACCGCGCGGCCCGCGAGGCGCACGCGTGGGCGGTGCAGCACGCCCGGGCCATCGCCCAGGTCGGCACGGAGTACGCGTACGACCTGACCGGCGAGACCGGCAAGGACGAGGCCGCGCAGGCGATGCTCCACCGTGACCGGGTCATGGCCGAGAACACCGTGTGGTGGCAGCGCCGCACCGGCGACCGGATGCTGCTGTCCGCGCACGACGGGCACGTCGGCTACGAGACCACCCGGCCCGAGCACTACCCGCGCCTCCAGGGCGCCTTCCTGCGGGACGCGCTCGGCAAGGGGTACGTGAGCATCGGCGCGACCTTCGGGCGGGGCTCGTTCAACGCGCACGACACGGGGACTCCGGGCGAACCCGTACGGGAGTTCACCGTCGGCCCGCTCGGCGCCGACAGCAACGCGCACGTCCTCGACCGGGTCTCTTCCCGACCCTTCCTGCTGGACCTGCGGACCGCGACCCCGGCCGCCCGGGAGTGGCTGTCGGTGGCCCGGCCGACGCGGTCGATCGGCACCGCTTTCCCCTGGGACGGCGACGTGGTGGGGGTGCGGCTCTCGACCGCGTACGACGCCGTCGTGCACTTCCCCGAGATCTCGGCGGCGCGGTACCTCGGCTGA
- a CDS encoding serine-threonine protein kinase — MTGMSVGPYREITFDKDGDGPGGPAGQAARLGELARQGCTDLLVFAHGWNNSPSVATRFYSSFFAPFPGLEGPGVRLGYAGAVWPSMMFSDEPVPDFASLAATVPGKTAVVARLAELTGTEPARESAFAEFAALLRELTDTDRVGLLDPADADVPAFLVADPLTTYAAFAAAGEEDGRSGGGGSGGSGGSGGDAGSPEVSGAGGEALFGGDRVKRLWKGAKEALRQATYYTMKRRAGVVGARGLGPVLGELARTSPNLRVHLAGHSFGGRLVAHALPGLPDGTRTVKSVTLLQGAFSHYAFAARLPHAPGRGGSLPDLQHRVDGPLVACHSRHDTALRVFYPLASRLSRDDDALLGQDGRRWGALGYDGIQAVPGMSARTLGTVLRDGLPASGCVSVDAAEVVSEHSDVCHPELARVVARAGRFGG; from the coding sequence ATGACCGGGATGAGTGTCGGGCCGTATCGCGAGATCACCTTCGACAAGGACGGCGACGGGCCCGGCGGGCCGGCCGGACAGGCGGCCCGGCTCGGGGAGCTCGCCCGCCAAGGCTGCACGGATCTGCTGGTGTTCGCCCACGGCTGGAACAACTCGCCGTCCGTGGCGACCCGTTTCTACTCGTCGTTCTTCGCGCCCTTCCCCGGCCTCGAAGGGCCGGGAGTGCGGCTCGGTTACGCGGGGGCGGTCTGGCCCTCGATGATGTTCTCCGACGAGCCCGTCCCCGACTTCGCCTCGCTCGCGGCCACGGTGCCCGGGAAGACGGCGGTGGTGGCGCGGCTCGCGGAGCTGACCGGCACGGAACCGGCGCGGGAGTCGGCGTTCGCCGAGTTCGCGGCGCTGCTGCGGGAACTGACGGACACGGACCGGGTGGGGCTGCTCGACCCGGCCGACGCCGATGTGCCGGCCTTCCTCGTCGCCGATCCGCTGACGACGTACGCGGCGTTCGCCGCCGCAGGCGAGGAGGACGGGCGGAGTGGAGGAGGCGGCTCGGGCGGCAGCGGCGGCTCGGGCGGCGACGCCGGCTCGCCGGAAGTCTCCGGTGCGGGCGGTGAGGCGCTGTTCGGCGGGGACCGGGTGAAGCGGCTGTGGAAGGGGGCGAAGGAGGCGCTGCGCCAGGCCACGTACTACACGATGAAGCGCCGCGCGGGCGTGGTCGGCGCCCGGGGCCTCGGCCCCGTACTCGGCGAACTCGCCCGTACCTCCCCGAATCTGCGCGTCCACCTCGCCGGGCACAGCTTCGGCGGCCGGCTGGTCGCGCACGCGCTGCCGGGACTGCCCGACGGCACCCGCACCGTGAAGTCGGTGACCCTCCTCCAGGGCGCCTTCTCGCACTACGCGTTCGCCGCCCGCCTCCCGCACGCCCCCGGCCGCGGCGGCTCCCTCCCGGACCTCCAGCACCGGGTGGACGGCCCCCTGGTGGCCTGCCACTCGCGGCACGACACCGCGCTGCGGGTCTTCTATCCGCTGGCCTCCCGGCTGTCGCGCGACGACGACGCGCTCCTCGGGCAGGACGGGCGCCGGTGGGGTGCCCTCGGCTACGACGGCATTCAGGCCGTTCCCGGGATGTCCGCCCGCACCCTGGGAACGGTGCTGCGGGACGGGCTGCCCGCGTCGGGGTGCGTGAGCGTGGACGCGGCCGAGGTGGTGTCGGAGCACAGCGACGTCTGCCACCCGGAGCTGGCCCGGGTGGTGGCGAGGGCGGGCCGGTTCGGCGGTTGA
- a CDS encoding 3-keto-5-aminohexanoate cleavage protein, whose product MLQVALNGGHGPGDSAAVPMSPVAMAEAAAAAVAAGADDVHVHPKTPCGGDTLSPRVLADTLAAIRAAVDVPVGVTTGVRSERDPVRRLARVRAWTALPDHACVNWHEPGAEALAAALLGRGVAVEACLRSGTDGPARFLRSSLAPRVLRVHAEVTDPSPVTAESTARALLAALARSPHSRPVLLHGSGATAWPLLRLARQLGLGTRIGLEDTLLLPDGSPARSNAQLVSAALAAPIPARTAGTSA is encoded by the coding sequence ATGCTCCAGGTCGCTCTCAACGGGGGCCACGGGCCCGGGGATTCGGCCGCGGTGCCGATGTCCCCGGTCGCGATGGCCGAGGCGGCGGCCGCCGCCGTCGCCGCGGGCGCCGACGACGTGCACGTGCACCCCAAGACCCCCTGCGGCGGCGACACGCTCTCGCCTCGGGTCCTCGCCGACACGCTGGCCGCGATCCGCGCGGCCGTGGACGTGCCGGTGGGCGTGACGACCGGGGTCCGCTCGGAGCGCGACCCGGTGCGCCGGCTCGCCCGGGTCCGCGCCTGGACGGCGCTGCCCGACCACGCCTGCGTCAACTGGCACGAGCCGGGGGCCGAGGCCCTCGCCGCCGCCCTGCTCGGCCGGGGCGTCGCCGTCGAGGCCTGTCTGCGGTCCGGCACGGACGGTCCGGCCCGATTCCTGCGCTCCTCGCTGGCCCCGCGCGTGCTGCGCGTCCACGCCGAGGTGACGGACCCCTCCCCCGTGACGGCCGAGTCCACGGCACGCGCCCTGCTGGCGGCCCTGGCCCGCTCCCCGCACTCCCGCCCGGTCCTGCTCCACGGTTCCGGCGCCACCGCCTGGCCGCTGCTGCGGCTGGCCCGGCAGCTCGGCCTGGGCACCCGTATCGGCCTGGAGGACACCCTGCTGCTGCCCGACGGCAGCCCGGCCCGCTCCAACGCCCAGCTGGTGTCGGCGGCGCTGGCGGCGCCGATCCCGGCCCGGACGGCGGGGACTTCGGCCTGA
- a CDS encoding RNA ligase (ATP): MSTLRVTAETLTVHEHPNADALELAQVGLYRAIVAKGGYRTGDVALYIPEQAVLPLALVDELGLTGRLAGKAGDRVKAVRLRGELSQGIVCRPQALDGVDLARAAAEGTDFAELLGIVKWAPPVPPTMSGDVESAPDLLPWVEIENLHRFPDVFAPGEPVVLTEKLHGTACLVTHLAQEDRTLVSSKGFGAKGLALREDPRNLYWRAVLGHGLPAVAARLAERLGARRIGLFGEVYGAGVQDLAYGANARAEDGLGFALFDLCAEIDGHVRWLDPAEVLEPGELPLVPRLYSGPYDLDTVLALASGRETVSGRELHLREGVVIRAATERHSPVVGGRAIAKAVSPAYLTRKGGTEYE; the protein is encoded by the coding sequence ATGTCGACCCTGCGCGTCACCGCGGAGACCCTGACCGTGCACGAGCACCCGAACGCCGACGCGCTGGAGCTCGCGCAGGTCGGTCTGTACCGGGCCATCGTGGCGAAGGGCGGGTACCGGACCGGTGACGTGGCGCTCTACATCCCTGAGCAGGCGGTGCTTCCGCTCGCGCTCGTCGACGAGCTGGGACTCACGGGGCGGCTGGCCGGCAAGGCGGGCGACCGGGTCAAGGCGGTGCGGCTGCGCGGGGAGCTGTCGCAGGGGATCGTGTGCCGGCCCCAGGCGCTCGACGGGGTGGACCTGGCCCGCGCGGCCGCCGAGGGGACGGACTTCGCCGAGCTGCTCGGGATCGTCAAGTGGGCGCCGCCGGTGCCGCCGACGATGAGCGGGGACGTCGAGTCCGCGCCGGATCTGCTGCCGTGGGTGGAGATCGAGAACCTGCACCGCTTCCCGGACGTCTTCGCGCCGGGCGAGCCGGTGGTCCTGACGGAGAAGCTGCACGGCACGGCCTGCCTGGTGACCCACCTCGCCCAGGAGGACCGGACGCTCGTCTCGTCCAAGGGCTTCGGCGCGAAGGGCCTGGCCCTGCGGGAGGACCCGCGCAATCTGTACTGGCGCGCCGTGCTGGGGCACGGGCTCCCGGCCGTCGCGGCCCGGCTCGCCGAGCGGCTCGGGGCGCGCCGGATCGGCCTGTTCGGCGAGGTGTACGGGGCGGGGGTGCAGGACCTGGCCTACGGGGCGAACGCGCGCGCCGAGGACGGGCTCGGGTTCGCGCTCTTCGACCTGTGCGCCGAGATCGACGGCCACGTCCGGTGGCTGGACCCGGCGGAGGTGCTGGAGCCGGGCGAGCTGCCGCTCGTACCGCGGCTGTACTCCGGCCCGTACGACCTCGACACCGTCCTCGCGCTGGCGAGCGGCCGGGAGACGGTCTCCGGGCGGGAACTGCACCTGCGCGAGGGGGTCGTGATCCGCGCGGCGACCGAGCGGCACAGCCCGGTCGTCGGCGGGCGGGCGATCGCGAAGGCGGTCAGCCCGGCGTATCTGACCCGCAAGGGCGGCACCGAGTACGAGTGA
- the soxR gene encoding redox-sensitive transcriptional activator SoxR, with translation MPQIPEKIHELTVGQLSARSGAAVSALHFYESKGLISSRRTSGNQRRYGRDTLRRVAFIRAAQRVGIPLATVRDALTRLPEERTPTHEDWALLSAAWRTELDERIKQLGRLRDHLSDCIGCGCLSLEKCVLSNPDDVFGDQLSGSRLMPERKA, from the coding sequence GTGCCGCAGATTCCCGAGAAGATCCACGAACTCACCGTCGGTCAGCTGTCCGCGCGCAGCGGAGCGGCCGTCTCGGCCCTCCACTTCTACGAGTCCAAAGGCCTGATCAGCAGCCGCCGCACCAGCGGCAACCAGCGCCGCTACGGCCGGGACACCCTGCGCCGCGTGGCCTTCATCCGGGCGGCCCAGCGGGTCGGCATCCCGCTCGCGACCGTCCGCGACGCCCTCACCCGGCTGCCCGAGGAACGCACGCCCACCCACGAGGACTGGGCGCTGCTCTCGGCGGCCTGGCGGACCGAGCTGGACGAGCGGATCAAGCAGCTCGGGCGGCTGCGGGACCACCTGAGCGACTGCATCGGCTGCGGCTGCCTCTCGCTGGAGAAGTGCGTCCTGTCCAACCCCGACGACGTGTTCGGAGACCAGCTGAGCGGCTCGCGCCTGATGCCCGAGCGCAAGGCCTGA
- a CDS encoding MaoC family dehydratase: MAEPRIFTSAEELRAGIGEQLGHSDWLEIEQKRIDQFADATGDHQWIHVDPERAATGPFGRTIAHGYLTLSLLPTLVPQIMRVEGMRMGLNYGTDKVRFPAPVPVGSRLRATAVLTEVTEAGGGVQVTAKVTVEREGGDKPVCVAESVSRYYF; this comes from the coding sequence ATGGCCGAGCCGAGGATCTTCACCTCCGCCGAGGAGCTGCGCGCCGGGATCGGCGAACAGCTGGGCCACAGCGACTGGCTGGAGATCGAGCAGAAGCGGATCGACCAGTTCGCCGACGCGACGGGCGACCACCAGTGGATCCACGTCGACCCGGAGCGCGCCGCCACCGGCCCGTTCGGGCGGACGATCGCGCACGGCTACCTGACGCTGTCGCTGCTGCCGACCCTGGTCCCGCAGATCATGCGCGTCGAGGGCATGCGGATGGGCCTGAACTACGGCACCGACAAGGTGCGCTTCCCCGCCCCCGTGCCGGTCGGCTCACGGCTGCGCGCCACCGCCGTGCTCACCGAGGTGACGGAGGCCGGCGGCGGGGTGCAGGTGACGGCGAAGGTGACCGTGGAGCGCGAGGGCGGCGACAAGCCGGTGTGCGTCGCCGAGTCGGTCTCCCGCTACTACTTCTGA
- a CDS encoding TetR/AcrR family transcriptional regulator produces the protein MSVTEETPGGEDMPWGEVTPEAARRLLVAAVEAFAERGYHATTTRDIAGRAGMSPAALYIHYKTKEELLHRISRIGHDKALEILRNAADGQGTAAERLADAVRSFVRWHAERHTTARVVQYELDALGPEHRAEIVALRRESDATVRRILDEGVAAGEFDVPDVAGTTVAVLSLCIDVSRWFNTQGRRTPDEVGALYADLVLRMAGVQK, from the coding sequence ATGAGCGTGACGGAGGAGACGCCCGGCGGCGAGGACATGCCGTGGGGCGAGGTCACGCCCGAAGCGGCCCGGCGGCTGCTGGTCGCCGCCGTCGAGGCGTTCGCCGAGCGCGGCTACCACGCCACCACGACCCGTGACATCGCGGGCCGGGCCGGCATGAGCCCGGCCGCGCTCTACATCCACTACAAGACCAAGGAAGAGCTGCTCCACCGGATCAGCCGGATCGGCCACGACAAGGCCCTGGAGATCCTGCGGAACGCCGCCGACGGGCAGGGCACGGCCGCCGAGCGGCTCGCCGACGCCGTACGGTCCTTCGTCCGCTGGCACGCCGAGCGGCACACCACCGCCCGCGTCGTGCAGTACGAGCTCGACGCCCTCGGCCCCGAGCACCGCGCCGAGATCGTGGCGCTGCGCCGCGAGTCGGACGCCACCGTGCGCCGGATCCTCGACGAGGGCGTGGCGGCCGGGGAGTTCGACGTCCCCGACGTGGCCGGCACCACCGTCGCGGTGCTCTCCCTCTGCATCGACGTCTCGCGCTGGTTCAACACCCAGGGGCGCCGGACGCCGGACGAGGTCGGCGCGCTCTACGCCGACCTCGTGCTGCGGATGGCGGGGGTTCAGAAGTAG
- a CDS encoding acyl-CoA dehydrogenase family protein — MGGAVNLELSEEQTAVRRLAEDFVAREVAPHVVEWDRAEDVDRSIVKKLGAVGFLGLTIPEEYGGSGGDHLAYCLVTEELGRGDSSVRGIVSVSLGLVAKTISSWGDEEQKRSWLPRLASGDAIGCFGLTEPGTGSDAGNLATRAVRDGDGYVIDGSKMFITNGTWADVVLLFARTGDAPGHKGVSAFLVPTDTPGLTRRAIHGKLGLRGQATAELVLDGVRVPASAMLGPEGKGFSVAMSALAKGRMSVAAGCVGIAQAALDAAVRYAGEREQFGKPIASYQLVQELISDIAVDVDAARLLTWRVADLVDRGEEFATAASKAKLFASEAAVRAANNALQVFGGYGYIDEYPVGKLLRDARVMTLYEGTSQIQKLIIGRALTGVSAF; from the coding sequence ATGGGTGGCGCGGTGAATCTGGAGCTGAGCGAGGAACAGACGGCGGTGCGACGGCTCGCCGAGGACTTCGTCGCCCGTGAGGTCGCCCCGCACGTCGTCGAGTGGGACCGGGCCGAGGACGTCGACCGGTCGATCGTGAAGAAGCTGGGCGCGGTCGGCTTCCTCGGCCTGACCATCCCGGAGGAGTACGGCGGCTCGGGCGGCGACCACCTGGCGTACTGCCTGGTGACGGAGGAGCTGGGTCGCGGCGACTCCTCCGTGCGCGGCATCGTCTCGGTCTCCCTCGGCCTGGTCGCCAAGACGATCTCCTCCTGGGGCGACGAGGAGCAGAAGCGGAGCTGGCTGCCGCGGCTCGCGTCCGGTGACGCGATCGGCTGCTTCGGCCTGACCGAGCCCGGCACCGGCTCCGACGCCGGGAACCTGGCCACCCGGGCGGTCCGCGACGGCGACGGGTACGTGATCGACGGCAGCAAGATGTTCATCACCAACGGCACCTGGGCGGATGTCGTGCTGCTCTTCGCCCGCACCGGGGACGCCCCCGGCCACAAGGGCGTCTCCGCGTTCCTCGTGCCCACCGACACCCCCGGCCTCACCCGCCGTGCCATCCACGGCAAGCTGGGCCTGCGCGGCCAGGCCACCGCCGAGCTGGTCCTCGACGGCGTCCGGGTGCCGGCGAGCGCGATGCTCGGCCCCGAGGGCAAGGGCTTCTCCGTCGCCATGTCCGCGCTCGCCAAGGGCCGCATGTCGGTGGCAGCGGGCTGCGTGGGCATCGCGCAGGCGGCGCTCGACGCGGCGGTGCGGTACGCGGGGGAGCGCGAGCAGTTCGGCAAGCCCATCGCCTCGTACCAGCTGGTGCAGGAGCTGATCAGCGACATCGCGGTCGACGTGGACGCGGCCCGGCTGCTCACCTGGCGGGTCGCGGACCTGGTCGACCGGGGCGAGGAGTTCGCCACGGCCGCCTCGAAGGCCAAGCTGTTCGCCTCGGAGGCCGCCGTCCGCGCGGCCAACAACGCCCTCCAGGTCTTCGGTGGCTACGGCTACATCGACGAGTACCCGGTCGGCAAGCTGCTGCGGGACGCGCGCGTGATGACCCTCTACGAGGGCACCAGCCAGATCCAGAAGCTGATCATCGGGCGGGCGCTGACAGGGGTCTCGGCGTTCTGA
- a CDS encoding TetR/AcrR family transcriptional regulator: MARPRKPLLSRDRIVATAGALVDAEGLAALSTRRLAAELGVSGPSLYNHFRTKDEILDAVADAVSTKIDLSMFAADDPRDWRTALHDWAVSYRAALADHPHIVPVLAQGPGRRPAGLRVADAVFGAMVRAGWPPAQATYIGALMRYFVTGSALGSFARGFVDDETAYDPADYPHLGQAHLLAERREKVDEGAFETGLRALLDGLGTQYAQYAEPAQPG; encoded by the coding sequence ATGGCCCGACCGCGCAAGCCCCTCCTCAGCCGAGACCGCATCGTCGCGACGGCGGGAGCGCTCGTGGACGCCGAGGGGCTCGCCGCCCTCTCGACCAGGCGGCTCGCGGCCGAACTCGGCGTCAGCGGACCCTCGCTCTACAACCACTTCCGGACCAAGGACGAGATCCTCGACGCGGTCGCGGACGCGGTCAGCACCAAGATCGACCTGTCGATGTTCGCGGCCGACGACCCCCGCGACTGGCGCACCGCCCTGCACGACTGGGCGGTCTCCTACCGGGCCGCCCTCGCCGACCACCCGCACATCGTCCCGGTCCTCGCCCAGGGCCCCGGCCGCCGCCCGGCCGGCCTGAGGGTCGCCGACGCGGTCTTCGGCGCGATGGTCCGCGCGGGCTGGCCCCCCGCCCAGGCCACGTACATCGGCGCGCTGATGCGCTACTTCGTCACCGGCTCCGCCCTCGGCTCCTTCGCCCGCGGCTTCGTCGACGACGAGACCGCCTACGACCCCGCCGACTACCCGCACCTCGGCCAGGCCCACCTCCTCGCTGAGCGGCGCGAGAAGGTCGACGAGGGCGCCTTCGAGACGGGACTGCGGGCCCTGCTCGACGGACTCGGGACGCAGTACGCGCAGTACGCGGAGCCTGCGCAGCCCGGGTAG
- a CDS encoding ArsR/SmtB family transcription factor: protein MAPKDLASLAALFADETRAAFLLALLDGRAWTAGELARHARVAPSTASEHLGKLVAGGVLAEERQGRHRYVRLADPGIAHLVEDLAARSEPAGPRAPLGLRAASAGQAMARGRTCYDHLAGRLGITLTDALTARGLLRQDTGFALTDPGMAWFEELGITLASKGRRPVARGCLDWTERRQHLAGLAGAALCRHAMDAGWCVRIGSERAVKVTPEGERALRARLGIEAEALR, encoded by the coding sequence ATGGCCCCCAAAGACCTCGCCTCGCTCGCCGCCCTCTTCGCCGACGAGACCCGCGCCGCCTTCCTGCTCGCCCTGCTCGACGGGCGCGCCTGGACCGCCGGGGAGCTGGCCCGCCACGCGCGGGTGGCCCCCTCGACCGCCAGCGAGCACCTGGGCAAGCTGGTCGCGGGCGGGGTGCTCGCCGAGGAGCGGCAGGGACGGCACCGGTACGTCCGGCTCGCCGACCCCGGCATCGCGCACCTCGTCGAGGACCTGGCCGCCCGCTCCGAACCCGCCGGGCCCCGGGCACCGCTCGGGCTGCGGGCGGCGAGCGCCGGGCAGGCCATGGCGCGCGGCCGGACCTGCTACGACCATCTCGCCGGGCGACTCGGCATCACCCTCACCGACGCCCTGACCGCCCGCGGACTGCTGCGCCAGGACACCGGGTTCGCGCTGACCGACCCGGGCATGGCCTGGTTCGAGGAGCTCGGCATCACCCTCGCGTCCAAGGGACGGCGGCCCGTCGCGCGCGGCTGCCTCGACTGGACCGAGCGCCGGCAGCACCTCGCCGGGCTCGCGGGGGCGGCACTGTGCCGGCACGCGATGGACGCCGGGTGGTGCGTACGGATCGGGTCGGAGCGCGCGGTGAAGGTGACACCGGAAGGAGAACGGGCGCTGCGCGCACGCCTGGGCATCGAGGCGGAGGCGCTGCGGTGA
- a CDS encoding DMT family transporter: protein MPNRTSRLALAAAGVTVVLWASAFVSIRSAGAAYSPGALALGRLLAGSLVLGAVLLIRREGLPPRAAWRGIGVSGLLWFGVYMVVLNWGEQEVDAGTAAMVVNIGPILIALLGARFLKESLPPRLLAGMAVSFAGAVAVGLSMSGEGHASVLGVALCLLAAIAYAGGVVAQKPALAHGSALQVTTFGCLIGAAACLPFAGQLVEEVGRAPLSATLNMVYLGVFPTALAFTTWAYALARTTAGRMGATTYAVPALVVLLAWVFLGELPGLLTLGGGALCLAGVAVSRSRPKPVVAAPVGTVRG, encoded by the coding sequence ATGCCGAACCGAACCTCACGTCTCGCGCTCGCCGCCGCCGGTGTCACCGTCGTCCTGTGGGCCTCCGCCTTCGTGTCCATCCGCAGCGCGGGCGCCGCCTACTCCCCCGGCGCCCTCGCCCTGGGCCGGCTCCTCGCCGGCTCCCTGGTGCTCGGCGCGGTCCTGCTGATACGCCGCGAAGGGCTTCCGCCGCGGGCCGCCTGGCGCGGGATCGGCGTGTCCGGGCTGCTGTGGTTCGGGGTGTACATGGTGGTGCTCAACTGGGGCGAGCAGGAGGTCGACGCGGGCACCGCGGCGATGGTCGTGAACATCGGCCCGATCCTGATCGCCCTGCTCGGCGCGCGCTTCCTCAAGGAGTCGCTGCCGCCCCGACTGCTCGCCGGCATGGCGGTGTCCTTCGCGGGCGCGGTGGCCGTCGGGCTCTCCATGTCCGGCGAGGGACACGCCTCGGTCCTCGGCGTCGCGCTCTGCCTGCTGGCGGCGATCGCGTACGCCGGGGGTGTCGTCGCCCAGAAGCCCGCGCTGGCGCACGGCAGCGCGCTCCAGGTGACGACCTTCGGGTGCCTGATCGGCGCGGCGGCCTGTCTGCCGTTCGCCGGGCAGCTCGTCGAGGAGGTGGGCCGGGCCCCGCTGTCGGCGACCCTCAACATGGTCTACCTCGGCGTGTTCCCGACCGCCCTCGCCTTCACCACCTGGGCCTACGCCCTGGCCCGTACGACCGCGGGCCGGATGGGCGCGACGACCTACGCCGTGCCGGCCCTGGTGGTGCTGCTGGCCTGGGTGTTCCTGGGCGAGCTGCCGGGGCTGCTCACGCTGGGCGGGGGCGCGCTGTGCCTGGCCGGCGTGGCGGTGTCCCGGTCGCGGCCGAAGCCCGTGGTGGCGGCTCCGGTCGGGACCGTACGGGGCTAG
- a CDS encoding Zn-dependent alcohol dehydrogenase: protein MIRAAVLPAIGSPLEITGIELPEPGPGQVRVRLAAAGVCHSDLSLSDGTMRVPVPAVLGHEGAGTVVSVGEGVTHVAPGDGVVLNWAPSCGTCHHCSIGEVWLCAHALSGAAAVYARTQDGTELHPGLNVAAFAEETVVAANCVLPVPDGVPLTDAALLGCAVLTGWGAIHHSARVRRGESVAVFGVGGVGLATLQAARIAGASTIVAVDVSPEKEALARAAGATEYVVASDTTAKEIRKLTGGHGADVSVECVGRAATIRTAWDATRRGGRTTVVGIGGKDQQVTFNALELFHWGRTLSGCVYGNSNPAEDLPVLAEHIRAGRLDLSALVTERITLEGIPGAFENMLAGKGGRALVVF from the coding sequence GTGATCCGCGCCGCCGTCCTGCCCGCCATCGGCTCTCCCCTGGAGATCACCGGCATCGAACTGCCCGAGCCGGGCCCCGGACAGGTCCGGGTCCGCCTCGCCGCCGCAGGGGTCTGCCACTCCGACCTGTCGCTGTCCGACGGGACGATGCGGGTACCCGTGCCCGCCGTCCTCGGTCACGAGGGCGCCGGCACGGTCGTCTCCGTCGGCGAGGGCGTCACCCACGTCGCCCCCGGCGACGGCGTCGTCCTCAACTGGGCGCCGTCCTGCGGCACCTGCCACCACTGCTCGATCGGCGAGGTCTGGCTCTGCGCGCACGCGCTGAGCGGCGCCGCCGCCGTGTACGCCCGCACCCAGGACGGCACCGAGCTCCACCCGGGGCTCAACGTGGCGGCCTTCGCCGAGGAGACCGTCGTCGCCGCGAACTGCGTGCTGCCCGTCCCGGACGGCGTCCCGCTCACCGACGCCGCCCTGCTCGGCTGCGCCGTCCTCACCGGCTGGGGCGCGATCCACCACTCCGCGCGGGTCCGGCGGGGCGAGAGCGTGGCCGTCTTCGGCGTCGGCGGCGTCGGCCTCGCCACCCTCCAGGCCGCCCGGATCGCCGGTGCCTCGACGATCGTCGCGGTCGACGTGTCGCCCGAGAAGGAGGCGCTGGCCCGGGCCGCCGGGGCCACCGAGTACGTCGTCGCCTCCGACACCACCGCCAAGGAGATCCGGAAGCTGACCGGCGGCCACGGCGCCGACGTGTCCGTCGAGTGCGTCGGCCGCGCCGCCACCATCCGTACCGCCTGGGACGCCACCCGGCGCGGCGGCCGCACCACCGTCGTCGGCATCGGCGGCAAGGACCAGCAGGTCACCTTCAACGCCCTGGAGCTCTTCCACTGGGGCCGCACCCTGTCCGGCTGCGTCTACGGCAACTCCAACCCGGCCGAGGACCTCCCGGTCCTCGCCGAGCACATCCGCGCCGGCCGCCTCGACCTGAGCGCCCTGGTCACCGAACGCATCACCCTGGAGGGCATCCCCGGCGCCTTCGAGAACATGCTCGCGGGCAAGGGCGGCCGGGCACTGGTCGTCTTCTAG